Within the Bacteroidales bacterium genome, the region TTTCAGATGTAAACCAAAATGAATACCTTATCTTTCCTCCACTTATCTGTTCTTGTTTGCCGGGATGGAAGAAAAGGAAGGGTACTCTAATGTCAAAAAATTATAATTTTCCCGGAATAAAATTTAGAATTATTCTAAATAGACTAGCCTGATGGCCTTTTATCCGAATAAATCTTTCCTTTCTCTCTCGCTCAATATAAATCATACATTAAGATTCATCATTCCCAAATTTTTATAGCCACAAAATATTGACTTTTTGAATGAAGTTTGATAATTTGGTTCAGAAAATAAAAACAAATTCCAATGTGTGATACTTTTGTTGCAACTCCCGACTGTACTGAAAATCAAAAAATGATTTTCGGGAAAAATTCCGACCGTGAACCCAATGAAGCACAGGCTATCCTCCGTATACCTGCCAGGGAAAGGTCGGAGAAAACGGTAAGATGTACTTATATCAGCATTCCCCAGGCAAAATATACTTATGAAGTCATTTTATCCAAGCCCTTTTGGATGTGGGGCGCGGAAATGGGCATCAACGAAAATGGGTTGGCTCTAGGAAATGAAGCGGTTTTTACAAAGATAAAGATACCCAAAAAAGACAACGGTCTGTCCGGCATGGACTTGCTGCGGCTTGCATTAGAACGAACGGATACTTCGGAAAAAGCCATTGAACTTATAACAAACCTACTGCAAACATATGGTCAGGATGCCAATGGGGGTTATACCAAAAAATTTTATTATCACAACAGCTTCATCATTGCAGATCCGAAAAATGCCTGGGTATTGGAAACAGTCGACAAACACTGGGTAGCTAAAAAAATTAACATTTATTATCCAATTTCCAACAGACTTACCATTGGTTCTGACTATGATCTTTCCAGCGATGGATTAGAAGATTTTGCCGTTCAGCACAAATTATTAAAAAGAGGGAATAAACTAAATTTCAGAAAGGCCTTTTCCGATCGGTTTTATACCTATATGAGCAAGAGCAAAATGAGACACCGGGC harbors:
- a CDS encoding C69 family dipeptidase; the encoded protein is MCDTFVATPDCTENQKMIFGKNSDREPNEAQAILRIPARERSEKTVRCTYISIPQAKYTYEVILSKPFWMWGAEMGINENGLALGNEAVFTKIKIPKKDNGLSGMDLLRLALERTDTSEKAIELITNLLQTYGQDANGGYTKKFYYHNSFIIADPKNAWVLETVDKHWVAKKINIYYPISNRLTIGSDYDLSSDGLEDFAVQHKLLKRGNKLNFRKAFSDRFYTYMSKSKMRHRALLNSAPPSGEFKLNHAIDLLTSHYKNDHFSPRKNYGGGSVCMHANGFPNPMHTAGSMIAEIGNNRNTIWLTGTSNPCLSVYKPFFFGHKTLETNYFKNPGKTADDSLWWRAERFHRKVMGNYQERRRQFQNDRLSL